ATCGCCGAACCGCGCCATGGGTTCGCGGCGTTCGCCGGCCGCGTCGAACAGGCACAGCCACACCGCCTCCGCCAGCGGGGCGCGCACGGCGAAGCGCGTGGCGCCCGATCCGATGCTGACGCCCGCCGCCCCGCTCACGTCACCGCGCTCACGTCACCACGTCGGGCGCGGTCCGGCCGGTGTGGCGCACGATGCCGGCGACGGCGTCCGCCGCCGCGATCAGGTCGGCCAGCATGGCGGGGGTTTCGCGGTCCAGATCGCCGCCGGCGGGTTCGTAGCGTTCCAGATAGACGCGCAGCGTGGCGCCTTCGGTGCCGGTGCCGGACAGGCGGAACACGATGCGCGATCCACCTTCGAACAGCACGCGCAACCCCTGGTTGGCGCTGGTCGAGCCATCCACCGGATCGAGGTACGAGAAGCTGTCGGCCTGCGCGACGGTCAGCGAGCCGAAGCGCTGGCCCCGTAGCGCTGCCAGCTTGCCCTGCAGTTCCGCGATCAGCGCGTCGGCGGACTCGGTCGGCAGGGCTTCGTAATCGTGCCGCGCGTAGTAGTTGCGGCCATAGTGCGCCCAGTGTTCGCGTGCGAGCTGGTCCACGCTGATGCCGCGCACGGCCAGGATGTTGAGCCAGAGCAGCACCGCCCACAGCCCGTCCTTTTCGCGCACGTGGTCCGATCCGGTGCCCGCACTTTCCTCGCCGCAGATCGTCGCCATGCCGGCATCGAGCAGGTTGCCGAAGAACTTCCAGCCGGTGGGCGTTTCGAAGCAGGGCACGCCCAGCGCTGCCGCCACGCGGTCTGCCGCCGCGCTGGTGGGCATGGAGCGGGCGATGCCTTTCAGCCCAGCGCTGTAGCCCGGCGCCAGGTGCGCGTTGGCGGCCAGCATCGCCAGCGAATCCGATGGGGTGACGAAGCGCCCGCGCCCCACGATCAGGTTGCGATCGCCATCGCCGTCCGACGCTGCGCCGAAATCGGGCGCATCGGGCGCGAACATCTGGTCGAACAGCGCCTTGGCGTGGACCATGTTCGGATCGGGATGATGCCCGCCGAAATCGGGCAGCGGCGTGCCGTTGCGCACGGTGCCGGCGGGAAAGCCCAGCCGGTTTTCGAGGATTTCCACCGCATAGGGGCCGGTCACGGCGCTCATCGCGTCGAACGCCATGGTGAAGCCGCCAGCTACGGCCTGCCGGATCGCGCCGAAATCGAACAGCGTTTCCATGAGGTCGGCATAGTCGGCCACGGGATCGATGATCGACACGATCGTATCGGCGACCGCGCTGGAACCGCAGGTGTCGAGATCGACATCCTCGGCTTCCAAGGTCAGCCAGCGGTCGATTACCTGCGTGCGGGCATAGACGGCCTCGGTCACGCCTTCGGGCGCGGGCCCGCCGTTGGCGATGTTGTACTTGATCCCGAAATCCTCATCCGGACCGCCGGGGTTGTGGCTGGCCGAAAGGATCAGGCCGCCCGATGCCTCGTACTTGCGGATGACGTGGCTGGCGGCGGGGGTCGAAAGGATGCCGCCCTTGCCCACCAGCACCCGGCCATAGCCGTTGGCCGCGGCGATGCGGATCGCCTGCTGGATCACCGTGCGGTTGTGGTAGCGCCCGTCCCCGCCGATCACCAGCGTGGCGCCGGGCGCGGGCTGCACCACGTCGAACACCGCCTGGATGAAGTTTTCCGCATAGTTGGGCTGCGCGAAGACCTTCACCTTCTTTCGCAGGCCGGACGTTCCCGGCTTCTGTCCGGCATAGGGCGAACTCGGAACGGTAACGGTCATCGGTCCTCCGCGATCAGTTCGGAATAGAGGTCGGCATAGGCCTTGCCGCTGCGGCTCCACGAGAAATCCGCTTTCATGCCATTGCGTTGCAGGCTCTGCCACAGGTCCGGCTGGCGGTGCAGCGCGGCGGCGCGGCTGATCGCCTCGGTCAGCGCCTGCCAGTGGACGCCGGCGAACTGGACGCCTGTGGCGACGCCGGCATTGGTGGCGGCAAGGTTGGCGTCGATCACCGTGTCGGCCAGCCCGCCGGTGCGCGCCACCACCGGCACGCAGCCATAGGCGAGGCCATAGAGCTGGGTCAGGCCGCAAGGCTCGAAGCGGCTGGGCACGAGAATCGCATCTCCGCCCGCCTGCATCCGGTGCGACAGCGCCTCGTCATAGCCGATGCGCACGGCGACGCGGCCCGGATGGCGCGCGGCGGCGCTGTGGAAGCCGGTTTCCAGCGCCGCATCGCCTGACCCGAGCAGCGCAAGGCGTCCGCCGATCCCGACGAGATGGTCGATCGCTTCGAGCAGGACGTCCATGCCCTTCTGCCAGGTGAGCCGGCTGATCACCACGAACAGCGGGCCGTCGCCGGCTTCCAGCGCGAACTCCTGCTCCAGCGCGCGTTTGTTGGCGGCGCGTTTTGCCAGCGCGCGAGCACTGAAATTGGCCTTGAGCGCGGGATCGACCTGGGGGTTCCATTGCTCGGTATCGATTCCGTTGACGATGCCGCGCACCCGATCGCCCCGGCTGACGATCAGGCCTTCCAGCCCCATGCCGAATTCGGGCAGGCGGATTTCGCGGGCATAGGTGGGGCTGACGGTGGTGACGGCGCTGGCCGCTTCCATCCCGGCCTTCAGGAAGCCGACGCCACCGTGGTATTCGACGCCATCGACGGCCCATGCCTGCTGCGGCAGGCCGAGCAGAGGGAACAGGTCGCCCCCGAAATAGCCCTGGAACGCCATGTTGTGGATGGTCATCACCGAGGGCAGGGCCTTGCCGCCGAACGGCGCGAACCGCAGGTAGGCGAGCGTCATGCCCGCCTGCCAGTCGTGCGCGTGGACAAGGTCGAAGCCGTGCTTCTTCACCGCGCCGCCGGCGACGTCGGCCGCGGCGCGCCCGAACGCGGCATAGCGCCGCCAGTTGTCACCCCAATCGTAGCCGAAGGGATCGACATACGGGCCGCCTTCGCGCTGGAACAGGCGCGGCGCGTCCAGCACCAGCAGCGGATGATCGCCCAGCTTGCCGGCCAGCAACCGCGCCGGTTCTCCCAGCAGGGCATCCCAGGCGTGGACCGCCTTGGCCTTGCCCAGCGCCTTCAGCACGGCCGGATATCCGGGCAGCAGCGTGGTCGTCTCCACCCCGTGCGGGGCCAGCGCGCCGGGCAGCGCGCCGGCCACATCTGCCAGACCGCCGGTCTTCACCAGCGGCACGGCCTCGGAGGTGACGGAGAGGACGCGGATCGTCATGTCAGGCGCTCTATCATGTCCTTGGTGATCAGGCAGACGCCGTTGTCGGTGCGGCGAAAGCGGCGCGAGTCGAGTTCGGGATCCTCGCCGACGACCAGCCCTTCGGGAATACGCACGCCCGAATCGAGGATCACCCGGCTGAGCCGCGCACCGCGTCCGATGTTGCAATAGGGCAGGATCACCGCTTCCTCGCACGACGAGAAGCTGCCCATCTTCACGCCCGTGAACAGCAGGCTGCGCCGCGCCAGCGCGCCCGAGACGATGCAGTCCTGCGAGATCAGCGAGGAGATCGCCATGCCGCGCCGCCCTTCCTCGTCATGCACGAACTTGGCGGGTGCGGCGATGATCTGGTCGGTCCAGATCGGCCAGTCGCGATCGTACATGTTCAGCTTGGGCACGGTGTCGGTCAGGTCGAGATTGGCTTCGAAATAGGCGTCCAGCGTGCCCACGTCGCGCCAGTATTCCTCGATCTCCTCCGCCGCGCGGATGCAGCTGGCGGTGAAGCGGTGGGCCACCGCCTTCCCGTGCTTCACGATGTAGGGGATGATGTCGTTGCCGAAATCGCGCTGCGAATCCGGCGTTTCGGCATCGCGGCGCAACTGATCGAACAGGAACTTCGTCTCGAACACATAGATGCCCATGGAGGCGAGCGAGAAATCGGGGTTGCCGGGAATGCCGGGCGGGTCCTTCGGCTTTTCGACGAAGGCGGTGATCGCGTCATTTTCGTCCACCGCCATCACGCCGAAGCCGGTCGCATCCTTGCGCGGCACGACAAGACACCCGATCGTGACGTCCGCGCCCGAGTTGACGTGCTGGCGCAGCATCATCTCGTAGTCCATCTTGTAGATGTGGTCGCCCGCCAGGATGACCATGTACTTTGGCGCATGGGCCTGGATGATGTCGATGTTCTGGTAAACCGCATCGGCCGTGCCTTCGTACCACAGCATTTCCGAGATGCGCTGCGAAGCGGGCAGGATGTCGAAGCTTTCGTTGCGTTCCGGGCGCATGAAGTTCCACGCGCGCTGCATGTGGCGGATCAGCGAATGCGCCTTGTATTGCGTGGCCACGCCGATGCGGCGGATGCCCGAGTTGATCGCGTTGGACAGGGCGAAATCGATGATCCGGCTCATCCCGCCAAAATAGACCGCCGGCTTGGCGCGGTTGTCGGTCAATTCGCGAAGGCGGCTGCCGCGCCCCCCGGCCAGCACATAGGCCATCGCATCGCGCGCCAGCGGCTGCCCGTATGTTTCCCGTGCCATGTCCTCTGCCCCTTTCCGTTCAGCCTTCGTATTCGAAATAGAGTGTCGCCAGCGGCGGCAGCACCACTAGCGCCGCACCGTCCTGCGCGGTGATGTGGCCCATGTTGCCCCGGCCGCTGCCGCCATAGATCGCGGCATCGCTGTTTAGCACCTCGCGCCAGGCGCCATCGTGCGGCAGCGGCAGGCGGTAGTGATCGTGGACGGCGGGCGTCATGTTGCAGACCACGGCCACCGGCTTCTGCCCCGGCGCCTTGCGCAGCCACGCGAAGACCGAGGCGAGTGCATCGTCCACCACCAGCCAGGAAAAGCCTTCCGCCTCGCAATCGCGCGCGTGCATGGCCGGGATGGAGGTGTAGGCATGGTTGATGTCGCGCACCCAGCGGCGGACGCCCTCGTGCGCGGGCGCTTCCAGCAGCTCCCAGTCGAGCGACCGCGCCTCGCTCCATTCGCGGCGCTGGGCGAATTCCTGCCCCATGAACAGCAGCTTCTTGCCCGGATAGCCCCACATCAGCCCGTAGTAGGCGCGCAGCGAGGCGAACTTCTGCCAGTCGTCCCCGCTCATCTTGGTCAGCAGCGATCCCTTGCCGTGCACCACCTCGTCATGGCTCAGCGGCAGCACGAAGTTCTCGCTGAAGGCGTACATCAGGCCGAACGTAATCTCGTCGTGGTGGTAGCGCCGGTGGATGGGCTCGCGCGCCATGTACTTCAGCGTATCGTGCATGAAGCCCATGTTCCACTTGAACCCGAAGCCCAGGCTGGTGGCGCCGGGGCCGCCATCGCCCACCGGCAGCGTCACCCCCGGCCAGGCGGTCGATTCCTCGGCCACGGTCACGAAGCCGGGGTGGCTGCCATAGACCGCCTTGTTCATCTTCTGGAGGAAGGCCACCGCCTCCCAGTTCTCGCGCCCGCCCTGTTCGTTGGGAATCCATTCCCCGGCCTCGCGCGAATAATCGCGGTAGAGCATCGAGGCGACCGCATCCACGCGCAGCCCGTCGACATGGTACTGTTCGGCCCAGAACAGCGCGTTGTTGACCAGGAAGCTGGATACCTCGCGCCGCCCGAAGTTGTAGATCGCGGTGTTCCAGTCGGGGTGGAAACCCAGCCGGGGGTCTTCATGTTCGTACAGTGCGGTACCGTCGAACCGGGCAAGGCCGTGTTCGTCGGTGGGGAAATGCGCCGGCACCCAGTCGATCAGCACCGACACGCCCGCGCGGTGCGCGCCATCGACGAAGCGCGCGAAGCCGTCGGGGCCGCCGAAGCGGGCGGACGGCGCGTAGAGGCCGGTCGTCTGGTAGCCCCAGCTCGGGTCATAGGGGTGCTCGCTGACCGGCAGGAACTCGATATGGGTGAAGCCCATGTCGACGACATAAGGGATCAGCAGGTCGGCCAGTTCGTCCCAGGAATAGAAGCCTTCCTCGCAGGGTTTCTTCCACGATCCGGGATGGACCTCGTAGATCGCCATCGGTTCGCGCCGGGCATCGACCGAGGCCCAGTGCGCGCGGTGCGCGGCATCACCCCAGTCTGGCTTGGCCGGACGCGCGGTGAGCGAAGCCGTCTTCGGCCGCATTTCCGACGCGAAGGCGAAGGGGTCGGCCTTGAGCGGCTGGACGTCCCCGGTCGGGCCGACGATGCGGTACTTGTAGGCATGGCCCGGCCCCACATCGGGCACGAAGATCTCCCACACGCCAATGTCCGCGCGCTTGCGCATGGGATGGCGGCGGTGATCCCAGTCGTTGAAATCGCCGACCACCGCGACATGCCGCGCATTGGGCGCCCAGACCGCGAAATGCACGCCGGGCACGCCCTGGTGTTCGATGCAATGCGCGCCCATCTTGTCGAACAGGCGGAAATGGGTGCCTTCGTTGATCAGGAAATCGTCCAGTGGCCCCAGCACCGGGCCGAACGAGAACGCGTCGGTCACCCACCATTCGTGCGTGCCGGCCTTGCAGCGGTACTTGACCGGCTGCGCCTTGCCCGTCACCGCGCCTTCGAACAGGCCGCGCCCGTCCACGCGGTCGAGCGCGCCCAGCTTGCGGCCCTTCAGCGAACAGGCGGTTACCTCTTCCGCGCCGGGCAGGAAGGCGCGGGCGAACGCGCCTTCCGGGCCCTGGTGCACTCCCAGGAGCGAAAACGGATCGGCGTGCGTCCCGCTGAGCAGGGCTTCGATGGCGCGCGCCGATGGCTTCATGATGCTCCTCAGACTCCCCAGATCTCGCGAGCGTATTCGGCGATCGTCCGGTCGGACGAGAACCAGCCTACGTTGGCAATGTTGCGGATCGCCGCCGCCCGCCAGCCGGCCGGGTCTTCCCAGCGGCGATCCACCGCGCGCTGCGCGGCGGCGTAGCTGTCGAAATCGGCCGCGACCATGAACCAGTCGCTGTCGTAGATGCCGCCCATCAGGCCGGCGTAGCGCTCCGGATCGTCGGGCGAGAACACGCCGGTGGCGATGGCGGACACCGCCTGCTGCAATTCGCGCGAACCCTCGATCACTGCGCGGGGATTATACCCTTGCGCGCGCTTGGCCAGCACTTCCTCCGCCGTCAGGCCGAAGATCACGATATTGTCGTCGCCGACGCGATCCTTGATCTCGATGTTCGCGCCATCGAGCGTGCCGATGGTCAGCGCGCCGTTGAGCGCGAACTTCATGTTGCCGGTGCCCGATGCTTCCATGCCGGCGGTGGAAATCTGCTCCGAAAGGTCCGCCGCCGGGATCAGCCGCTCCGCCAGCGAGACGTTGTAGTTGGGCACGAACACGACCTTGAGCAGGCCGCCCACGGCCGGATCGGAGTTGACGCGGCGGGCGATGTCGTTGGCCAGTTTGATGATCAGCTTGGCGTTGTGATAGCTCGGCGCCGCCTTGCCGCCGAAGATCTTCACGCGCGGAACCCAGTCGCGTTCCGGATGGCTGCGGATTTCGTCGTAGAGCGCCACCGTCTCGATCAGGTTTAGCAACTGGCGCTTGTATTCGTGGATGCGCTTGATGTGGACGTCGAACAATGCGTCGGGATCGAGCCGGACGCCGGTGATCGTCTTGATGTGCGCGGCCAGCGCCACCTTGTTCGAGCGCTTCACTTCCGCGATGCGCTCGCCCAGCAGCTTGTCGTCCGCCAGCCCGTTCAGTTCGACCAGCTTTTCCGCGTCGTCGAGAAAGCCGTCGCCGATCGCGTCCTTCAGCACGGAGACGAGGCCGGGGTTGCATTGCTGCAGCCAGCGGCGCGGGGTGACGCCGTTGGTCTTGTTGTTGATGCGATCGGGATAGAGCGTGTGCAGGTCGGAAAAGACCGTGCTCTTCATCAGTTCGGTGTGCAGCGCGGCCACGCCGTTGACGCTGTGCGCGCCGCTGAAGGCAAGGTTCGCCATGCGCACGCGCCGTTCGCCGCCTTCGTCGATCAGGCTGATTGCGGAAATCGCGCCATCGTCCAGCCCGGCCTTGCGCGCTTCGCGCAGCACGCGCGAATTGATCGCATAGACGATCTGCATGTGGCGCGGCAGCAGCCGTTCGAACAGCGGCAGCGGCCAGGATTCGAGCGCTTCGGGCAGCAGCGTGTGGTTGGTGTAGCCGACCGTGCGCTTGGTGACGTCCCACGCCTCGTTGAATTCAAGGCCGTGTTCGTCGAGTAGCAGGCGCATGATTTCGGCGACGGCCACCGCCGGGTGCGTATCGTTGAGCTGGATCGCCGCCTTGTCGGGCAGGGTGCGCACATCGCCGTTGTATTGGGCGTGGCGCCGCACGATGTCCTGGATCGAGGCGGAGGTGAAGAAGAACTCCTGCCGCAACCGCAGTTCCTGCCCGGCGGCGGTGGAATCGGCGGGGTACAGCACGCGCACCAGCGCATCGGCGCGCGCTTCCTCTACGAGCGCGCCGACGTGGTCGCCGGCGTTGAACCGGTCCAGCCGGATCGGATCGAGCGCGGCGGCGGTCCACAGGCGCAGCGTGTTCACGCGCTTGCCCTTGTACCCGACCACGGGCGTATCGATGGCATAGGCTTCGACCTGTTCGGCGGGTTTCCACACCACGCCTTCGCCATTGTCGACGACCTCGCCGCCGAAGCCGATGCGGTACGAACTTTCGCGCCGGTCGAATTCCCAGGGGTTGCCGTGGCTCAGCCAGGTTTCGGGCAGTTCGACCTGCCAGCCATCGTCGATCCGCTGGCGGAACATGCCGTTCTTGTAGCGGATGCCATAGCCGTAGGCCGGTATGTCGAGGCTGGCGAGGCTTTCCATGAAGCACGCGGCCAGGCGGCCGAGGCCGCCGTTGCCCAGCGCGGCGTCCGGCTCCAGATCCTCCAGCGCGGCCAGGTCGAGCCCGTGTTCGCGCAGCGCCTTTTCCATGTCGCACGTCAGCCCCATGTTGGACAGCGCATCGCGCAGCAGGCGGCCGATCAGGAATTCCAGGCTGAGATAATAGACCCGCTTGCCGCTTTCAGCATAGGTCTTGCGGGTCGATTCCATCCAGCGGTCGATCACGTGGTCGCGCAGCGTCAGCACGGTGGCGGTGAACCAGTCGTGCGGCTTGGCGGCGCGTTCGTCCTTGCCAACGCGATGGCGCAGCACATCGATGATATGGGCGTCGATCTCGGCGGCCGTGGAAGTGATCTCGAGGCTCATGGAACAAGCTCCACCCTGAAGGCCCGGCCGACCGGCATGACGCAAACGTCCGTCCGACCGGGCATGTTATCCCGGCCTTTCGCTGACACCGGCCCCCCGACCGACTTGCGCCGGAGCACGCCCGTCCCGGATTGCCTCCGGTTTCCGGCGTGCCGCCCGGGGTGCCTCCCCTGCAGAAGGCTCTCCCGAATCGATGGGTATGACAGAGGACCGCCGTTCGACAAGGCGCGATAATGCTGCGGTGCAAAAAATTGAGCCATTGTGGCGCGTGCAAGACCGGGTCCGGCCGTGGCGCAGCGCTTCGCTTTCATGCCCCCACTCCCGTTCGGGCCGGCGGCCGCCGGCGCGGATCTTGTCGTCATGATCCCCCTACGCCGCCGCATGCGCTATGTCTGCCCATGCGGCGCGGGAAATACGTCTGCGCGCGTTCAGCGGATGTCGACGCGCAGCCCCGCCCAGACCGTGCGCGGCGTGCCAAGATCGATCGAACCGGCGGCGTTGCGCGTGACGATCTCGGCGTCGGTCAGGTTCTCCCCGCGCAGGATCAGGCTGAACGGCCCCGCCAGCGGCACGCGGACGAAGGCGTCCAGTGTCGTCGCGGCTTTCAGTGTGTCGGTCTGGAGATCGTCCTCGTATTGCGCGCCGACATGGCGCAGCGTCATCGCCAGCGTCCAGCGCGGGGCGGGCTGCCACGACAGCGTGCCGCTGGCGGCGATCTTCGGCGTCTGCGCGGGGCGCAGGCCGTTTAGCGCCAAGGCCGCGCCGCTGGCTTCGACCTTGGCGTCGGTGAGCGCCAGCGATCCGTCGAATGCGAACGGCCCCAGCTTGACCGACGTGCCCAGTTCCAGCCCGCGCGCGCGGATGGCGTCCACGTTCTGGCGCTGGCGGGTGTTGGCGGCGACCGTTACATTGGCGATGGCGTGCTCCACCCGGTCCTGGAAGGCGGTAAACGTGAAGGTCACGGCCGGAATCGGGTTGAAATCAAAGCCGGCCTGATAGCCGACCAGCCGTTCGTTGCGCAGGCCGGGGTTGGCCTGTGTCACGATGGGAAACACGGTGAAGGTGCGGTAGAGTTCGTTCAGCGTCGGCTGGCGCAGCCCGGTGTAGGCGGCCGCGCGCAGGGCAAGGCCATGGCCCGCATGGATCACCGCGCCGCCCCGGAAACTGCCGGTCCATCCCGCGCGGTCGGCATACGTCGCAGTGCCGGTGACCACGCCGGCCGCGTTGCTGGTGACGAGATGCCCGTCGGCAATGGTCCAGCGGTCCGCCCGTGCCCCGGCGGTGAGGATCACCGGGCCAAGCGTCCAATCGTCTTCGGCGAAAAAGCCGACATCGCTGTTGCGCCCGCCCGCGCGGCGGCGCGCGGTGACCGCGCCGGTCGTGGCGTTATAAGCATCCTCGATCCCTTCGCCCGATGCCACGCGCCAGTCCGTGCCCAGCCGCAGCACGTGCGCGCCGCCGACCGGCGGGCGCAGCTCGGCCTTGCCGCCCCATCCGGTTGTGGGGGTGCGGCGCTGGTCCAGCGTCTTGCGATAGCTGGTGGAGCTGATGGCGATATTGTTGAAATCGCGCGCCTGGATGTAGGTCAGCACGTCGAACTGCCAGCGCCCCCGGCCGATCAGGCGCAGGCTGGCGTCCTGCCCGCTCGATCCCGTGTCCGCCCCGGCGAAGCGCAGCGTGCGGTTGTCCTCGAACGCCAGCAGGCGCACTTGCAGCTCGGTTTGGGCACCGATCGGCGCGACGCCGCGGATGCCGGCCGACCAGCTTTCGTACCGCGCCCGCACGCTCGCCGGTACGCGCTGCGCGACCGGCGTGGTCCAGAAACCCTGGCCGCGATCCCAGCGCCCGCTGACGACGGCGAAGCCCTGACCCAGCTTCGGCGCGAAGGTGCCCGAGGTTTCGGTCTCGCCGCGATCGTTGGCGAGCGCGCTGGCGCTGACAAGGCCCAGTTGATCGGCATTCGCGCTGCTCAGTTCGATCGTTCCGGCCACGGCGCCGGCACCGAACGCGCCCGCGCCGCCACCGCGCGTGACGCGCGCCGATGCCAGCCGTTCGGGCGCGATGGCGCTCAACGGGATATAGCCGAAGAACGGGTCCGCCATGGGCACGCCGTCGAGCAGGACGAGCGTGCGGCTGGTGGCGTTGCCGCCGAGCGCGCGCAGCGTGACCCCTTGCGACGAGGGGTTGGACGAGCGGCTGTCGGAGCGGCGGAACTGCTGGAAGCCCGCGGCCGAGGACAGCGCGTCCTCGATCCGGCCCGATGCCGCGAGCAGCAGCTTCTCGCGGTCGATCTGCTGGACGTCGTAGGCCGCGGTGGCGGGTGCATCGATCAGTCCGCGACCGGTGACGACGATCGCCTGCGCCGGACCTTGCGACGCATCGGCGGGTGCCTCCTGCGCCTGAGCGATGGTTGGCAGGAGTGCGGCAAGCGGCAAGGCAAGGGCAGGGCGGGCAAACGGCCGCATGGGCGAACTCAACTCCTCTTGGTTCCGGGAACCGGCCGGACGAAGACCTCCCGGGGCACCGGGAAAGGCGCGTCGGCACGCCTAGCCGAATGCGGGCGTTTCGCCAGCCGTATTCGCGCTGCGGACGGCATTTTGCGGGCGCCTGCGGCCCGCTCTGGCATGGTGCGGTGCGGAAACTTCCACTCACTAGGGCGAGTCGCGGCGGTTGAGCATTCGGCAAATGACGTATGTTGAATGCTCTCTCTCATAATACTCTTTTGCCAGATCGTAACACTGTGCGAGGAAATATGTCCGCTCAAAGGTTAACCCATGTCGAGCCCGATGTCGTTGCTCGGATGGCGTCGGTGATCCACTGCCAGAAGCCGGAAGTGATCCAGGCGAACTTCGGAATCGGCCTGAATACGTGGGTTAAGCTGCGGGAAGGAAAGGCGATTCGCCATTCCGTCGCGATCCGGCTGCTCCAGCGCCTGCAGCGTGATCATCTGATCTGAACCTCCGCGCGATCGGGCATTTTTGTGCCCGTTCCCGATTTCGTACAATCGTCCTGAATCTGTTCGGGAGGGGTTGAGTTCATCGCGTTTGCGATGCACAATCCAAAATGGCGCAACACACAATGCCCGGCGCCTGGGGTCGATAAAGTACAATGTCCGATGCGTTGGGGAGGGGGCCGGCGCATAATGCCGTGTCCCCTGACAGATCAGGAACTGCCATACCGCCGTTCAGGGTGAGGGACCTTTGAACGCGATGCCGCATCGCCTGCCGTCCGGAGCTGACGCTGCTTGGCGTGGCCCGCGGTCACGCGCGGGCGCTTGGCCATTCCTGCAGGGCGGACACTTCCCCGCACCCCGCGCTGTGGCGCTTGCGATTTGCGCGCTGGCTGCGGTCGCGCTCATCGTCGGGGCAGAGCTTTCCGATAGCGGATCGACGCTGTTTCACGCTCTCGCGGCGCTGGCCGTGCTGTGCCTTGCCGGAATTGCGGTCCTGGGTTGGCGCGGCGGCAGGGTTTCGGCGCCCGTCAACAGCCCGGTCGACGCCGTTCCGGACCTGGTGGATCTACTGCGCGACAAGGAAGCCGCCGAGGCGGCCAATGCAGCCAAGAGCCGCTATCTGGCCAATGTCAGCCATGAAATCCGCTCTCCGCTGAACGCGATCTACGGCTACGCCCAGCTCGTGGAACATGAAGCGGGGGTCGATCCGCAGGAGGCCGCCCGCGTCATCCGGCGCAGCGCCGAACACCTCACCAATCTCGTCGAAGGGCTGCTCGACATCTCGCTGGTCGAAAACGGCGTGTTGCGGGTGAACAGCGAAGTGGTGCGGCTGCCGGCGCTGATCGACCAGATCGTCTCGATGTTCCGGCCGTCGGCGGCGGTGAAGGGCCTGGCTTTCCGCTGCGAACTGCCCGAACGGCTGCCCGAATTCGTGCGGGCCGACCAGAAGCGCCTGCGGCAGGTGCTCATCAACCTGCTGTCGAACGCGATCAAGTTCACCGAGACCGGGACCGTGACCTTGCGCGTGGCGTGGTCCGGGCAGACCGCGGTGTTCGAGGTGATCGATACCGGGCCGGGCATCGCCGAGGCGGACCGCGAGCGCATCTTCACGCGCTACGAGCGCGTCGGCGAGACCGGCCGGCCGCAGGATGGCGCGGGTCTCGGCCTGCCGATCACCCGCGCGATTCTCCAGATACTCGGCGGGACGCTGGAGCTCGAGAGCACGCCGGGGCAGGGATCGTGCTTCCGCGTGCGGCTGATGCTGGGGCATGTCGCCGGCTATCGCGAAACCTCCGCAGCGGCGCGGCGGGTGATCGGCTACGAGGGCCGCCGCCGTTCGGTGCTGGTGACCGATGACGATCCGGAACAGCGCGCATTGATGCGGCGGGTTCTCGAAGGCATCGGCTTCGAGGTGACGCTGGCCCCCGACGGGGCCACAGCGCTGGCGCTGAGCGATGCGCGCGCGTTCGATCTCGTTCTGCTCGATGTGTCCATGCCCGGCCTGTCCGGGTGGGATGTCGCGGCGCGTCTGCGGCGCACGCAGGATCACGCGATGGGCGTCATCATGCTCTCGGCCAACGCCCATGAACGCCACGGGCCTGACACCGGCGCGCGCGACCACGACCTGTTTCTGGTGAAGCCGATCGAGTTCGGGGCGCTGGTCGATGCGATCGGCGCGCGCCTGAAGCTGGAGTGGATATACGAGGGGGATGCCCCGGCGGAGGTGGGCGGCTCTCCCGCGC
The Novosphingobium sp. EMRT-2 genome window above contains:
- a CDS encoding ATP-binding protein, coding for MALAICALAAVALIVGAELSDSGSTLFHALAALAVLCLAGIAVLGWRGGRVSAPVNSPVDAVPDLVDLLRDKEAAEAANAAKSRYLANVSHEIRSPLNAIYGYAQLVEHEAGVDPQEAARVIRRSAEHLTNLVEGLLDISLVENGVLRVNSEVVRLPALIDQIVSMFRPSAAVKGLAFRCELPERLPEFVRADQKRLRQVLINLLSNAIKFTETGTVTLRVAWSGQTAVFEVIDTGPGIAEADRERIFTRYERVGETGRPQDGAGLGLPITRAILQILGGTLELESTPGQGSCFRVRLMLGHVAGYRETSAAARRVIGYEGRRRSVLVTDDDPEQRALMRRVLEGIGFEVTLAPDGATALALSDARAFDLVLLDVSMPGLSGWDVAARLRRTQDHAMGVIMLSANAHERHGPDTGARDHDLFLVKPIEFGALVDAIGARLKLEWIYEGDAPAEVGGSPALPLSEAAREHVEKLRELLRIGHVRGMEAEIRKLEAAQPDARELVEALYNCLDRFDLSGLAKTLEGL
- a CDS encoding glycogen/starch/alpha-glucan phosphorylase, whose protein sequence is MSLEITSTAAEIDAHIIDVLRHRVGKDERAAKPHDWFTATVLTLRDHVIDRWMESTRKTYAESGKRVYYLSLEFLIGRLLRDALSNMGLTCDMEKALREHGLDLAALEDLEPDAALGNGGLGRLAACFMESLASLDIPAYGYGIRYKNGMFRQRIDDGWQVELPETWLSHGNPWEFDRRESSYRIGFGGEVVDNGEGVVWKPAEQVEAYAIDTPVVGYKGKRVNTLRLWTAAALDPIRLDRFNAGDHVGALVEEARADALVRVLYPADSTAAGQELRLRQEFFFTSASIQDIVRRHAQYNGDVRTLPDKAAIQLNDTHPAVAVAEIMRLLLDEHGLEFNEAWDVTKRTVGYTNHTLLPEALESWPLPLFERLLPRHMQIVYAINSRVLREARKAGLDDGAISAISLIDEGGERRVRMANLAFSGAHSVNGVAALHTELMKSTVFSDLHTLYPDRINNKTNGVTPRRWLQQCNPGLVSVLKDAIGDGFLDDAEKLVELNGLADDKLLGERIAEVKRSNKVALAAHIKTITGVRLDPDALFDVHIKRIHEYKRQLLNLIETVALYDEIRSHPERDWVPRVKIFGGKAAPSYHNAKLIIKLANDIARRVNSDPAVGGLLKVVFVPNYNVSLAERLIPAADLSEQISTAGMEASGTGNMKFALNGALTIGTLDGANIEIKDRVGDDNIVIFGLTAEEVLAKRAQGYNPRAVIEGSRELQQAVSAIATGVFSPDDPERYAGLMGGIYDSDWFMVAADFDSYAAAQRAVDRRWEDPAGWRAAAIRNIANVGWFSSDRTIAEYAREIWGV
- a CDS encoding TonB-dependent siderophore receptor — protein: MRPFARPALALPLAALLPTIAQAQEAPADASQGPAQAIVVTGRGLIDAPATAAYDVQQIDREKLLLAASGRIEDALSSAAGFQQFRRSDSRSSNPSSQGVTLRALGGNATSRTLVLLDGVPMADPFFGYIPLSAIAPERLASARVTRGGGAGAFGAGAVAGTIELSSANADQLGLVSASALANDRGETETSGTFAPKLGQGFAVVSGRWDRGQGFWTTPVAQRVPASVRARYESWSAGIRGVAPIGAQTELQVRLLAFEDNRTLRFAGADTGSSGQDASLRLIGRGRWQFDVLTYIQARDFNNIAISSTSYRKTLDQRRTPTTGWGGKAELRPPVGGAHVLRLGTDWRVASGEGIEDAYNATTGAVTARRRAGGRNSDVGFFAEDDWTLGPVILTAGARADRWTIADGHLVTSNAAGVVTGTATYADRAGWTGSFRGGAVIHAGHGLALRAAAYTGLRQPTLNELYRTFTVFPIVTQANPGLRNERLVGYQAGFDFNPIPAVTFTFTAFQDRVEHAIANVTVAANTRQRQNVDAIRARGLELGTSVKLGPFAFDGSLALTDAKVEASGAALALNGLRPAQTPKIAASGTLSWQPAPRWTLAMTLRHVGAQYEDDLQTDTLKAATTLDAFVRVPLAGPFSLILRGENLTDAEIVTRNAAGSIDLGTPRTVWAGLRVDIR